tcattttttttgaatttcttttaccCACTACGGCGCCATAGGCGCCGTAATGGGCTTGTGGACAGGAATCTTCCTGTCCACAAGTGGGGGCAGTGGCTTGCCACTGCTCCcaacaaatataaaaaaaaaatttattttataaaattaaaaataaaaataaaatttataaaacaattataaaaaagaaatttaatttattactttataaaaataacattatatattataataatattattaatgcaTTAAATATTTTCTTGTGTTAGTATGTACTAAATATTTAACGTATACGTTTCAAGTGAAGTACAAATTTAGtcataacgtatgaaattgtacaaattcAACACTAACGTTTTTTTTAAGGAAGTTAATTTTAACCAAACGCTATcgaaaatttaatttattattttataaaaatcaaattatataaaaatcatACTAATATTGATTGAATTTGTACAATTTGCAAGtaatatcaattttaaccacacactactaaaaatttaaaaagacttctttgactgttatttaactataTCAGACATTCTAAActagtttgtcgataaattgaaacacttccatatatttttttaactatattaataatacagtaaaatattttagacagtttcaaaaaacttgtctaaaatattttactgtgtttatacttacaaaaaaaaatatatgaaactgcttcaatttatcgacaaattgGTTTAGAAGGTCCGATGTGGCTAAATAACAGTTAAACaagtctttttaaattttcggtAGTGTATAgttaaaattgatatttctGGGAAACGTTAGTGTTAAATTTagacaatttaaaaaaaaatgtgattaatttatatatatagcaggtttagttttttaaactgactaaaatattttactatgttattaatatagttacaaaaaaatgtatgaaactgctTCAGTTTACCGACAAACTGGTTTAGAATGTCTAATGtggctaaataacagtcaaaaaagtcttttcaaattttcggtagcgtatggttaaaattgatcttgcgtGGAAACGTTAGTGTTAAATTTGACAAACTGATTTAGAATGTCTGATGTcgttaaataacagttaaacaAATCTTTTCAAATTATCGGTAGCgtatggctaaaattgatcttgcgtGAAAACGTTAGTgttaaatttacacaatttcatacgttgaagctaaatctgcacttcgttTGAAACGTTaagattaaatatttaatagatTACTAATAATtatgaaataataaattaaaacttttttatatttattttataaattttatttttatttttattaaataataaattaaagtttttcttgtaaaaaaaaaataaagttttttttttatttgtgtgGGCAGTGGCGTGAAGCCACCACTGCCCACACTAATTGACAGGAATGCAAAGATTCCTGTCAATTGCTCGTTACGGCGCCAAAGGCCCCGTAATGaggaattaattttttaaaaaaatatttattagtaACCCTGGTTGGGAAACAGCCCTTTTCAGGAAAAAATTTCCCAACCAGGGCTAATGgggtaatttttataaaaaattacccCAACTAAAGGGTTAATCCGAACTGAAGCGTTGTATGTTTCAAATCAATAAAAGGCAAAAATGTCAATTCCATAGACTCGTTGACATGGCAAATATCTTTTTGACAAAATTGCCACGTGGGTCAAAGTCAAGCGCGTGTCACGGGACAATTATTTTTCCTCGTCAATGGAGAGGAGGGGTAAATTGGGTGGGTTTTTGAAAGTTTATGAGGTCAATAGGTTGTCCCTTAAATTTAGagggtaaaatgaaaaaaaaaaaggataaattCAAGAGGCTACGTATATATTAAACCTTTTCAAATTCTTTATTGCTCAACCACATAGATTTAGGATTAATCatgtcattttaaataaattcatttcGATATTTGattgaaacttttttttttattgtttcacTGTAATTGTATTCTATAATTCATCAAAGAGCTTGTTGATAATTTGGATTATATTCATGAAATGTGATATGAACCCACGAAGAATGGTGCCTTAAAAAACCTAATAACTAAATTTGATTTTGAGAAAATTATTGTCTTTAAATTttattactaattagtgataaaataatGCATATATAAAGTATAtctgacaagattcatgatccaGAATacagtttaataaattatttctcaaattaaccaaaCTTATCAATAATAATTGTTCTTGATTGCcaacgttatggataaaattgcatcattttagatgttaggggtaaaattgctcctaactataaacgttaagggtatttttgcaccttatccctaaatttAGGAACTTAACTATGACCCTTAAAAAAAGTTTAGGGATTAATGAGGCAATATGTAAGTTCAGAgagccaatcaagttttttagacaagtttaaTGGACAACTGATGTATTCAGGGGCGGATACAAAGGCTCCAgccgccggaaccaccatgaCAACGAGTAGTTTCGCCCTCCCTATTCCCACAAAATTTGATGTTATGGTGGTTCCGGTTCTTCTATCTTCAAGAAATTCAGATCGAGTGTTGAATTAGCACCCAACAGTTAGTCCATGTTCTGAccatctctaaatccaaaattttatttttcttttgcgTGTTAAACcttattaaatccaaatttctaatttttttggtctATTAAGAcatcttaaatccaaatttatgtatttttcttttgtctattaGCCTTTTttaaatctgatttttttttgttagacaCAATACTTTTTACATATTAAGAATCTtaaacataatgtaacttaattttaggcttaatatactatttgccctctgaacttgtccaaaaactctgattggccccctgaacttttaaagtgtcccgataaaaccttcaacttgcataaaatgtttaattagcCTCCCAAACTTAAGTAAAATGTAATCATTTTATaattcggttgcaaaaaaaagtaagttaaataaggaagatgtattccaccaattttagaatattattacataatttaaaaatagattaaaaatgaagttattacttgttcaaTTATAAAACTTGTTTTCTCTAATATCAGAACTACATaccccgatcttggtcgttttatttttttttaaacgcgTACAATACATCTTCCCTATTTAACTTaccttttttgcaaccgagcaatcaattgattacaatttgcgcaagttcaggaagctaattgaacattttatgcaagttgatgaGGCTATTGggatattttgaaagttcaaagacccaatcaagttttttggacaagtttaaggagcaaatgatgtattaacccTTAATACATTGatatttaaaaattggttcttggtcactcaaattataacacgtatatacggaaaaaaatgtgaataattcgatttagaaaaaaaaaattacacacgATATATAAAATGGCCCTCCAGCCGAACAATCATGTATTCACCAACCCTTTAAAAAAATTCTAGAGAGAGAGTCCCACTTCTCTCTAGAATTTGCCCCTGGTGTGGGTTTCGTCCTTTCTTCCTCACTGATCTACTCCTCCCCCTTTCTCCTTTGTAGTGGGTTTTTTCCTACCTTCTTCTTCGCCTACCTGAACTACTTCATCTTCGGTTTGTTTTCAGTTTCACCGACTGCCATCCCTCGGATCTGCTTCTTCTCGgttaaatgaagaggtttaggTTGACAGGGGTTGTTGGACGACCTAGAATGAACTTGGGATCTCTTCGATTTCGGGTGGAGCATCACCGTCTCTGGCCGGATCTGGCGGATTCTTGGAAGGTAGTAGATCGTGGGAAGGGGAGACGGACAAGTACTCTCTTTGACGGTTCTCTTTTCAACGGTTTCCTTGCCTTCATCACTATGTCGGTTGTTATTGCTCAGGTTTCAGTACCTCCGTGCAACCATATATGGTTAGTACGAGATTTTCGGGTCTGTTCCTGGGATCTTCCTTTCTAGCCGACTAATGAAGGTCAAGAGGTTCAGAAAGATTCGTACCAGCTCAAGGATCGGGCTTCTAAAGTGTTTTGCCTTTTCACTGATCTCATTCGGGTTGTTTATGACCTTAATGTTAAATCTGTTGTTGGAATTTTGTCCGTGATATTTAGATCCTTGTTAACTTTGTTTCGATACTTTATTGTATCTGGTTTATTTCCGTCAGCGAACCGGGTTATCGTTTCTATTGTTCGGACACCGGCTCTCAGTCTGGCTGTCTATTGTACGTGAATGATTTGATTTCTTAATGAATTGTTTCTTTgtgtcaaaaacaaaaaaagaaatatcAATCTTTGGCCGGATCTGGCGGATTCTTGGAAGGTAGTATATCGTGGGAAGGGGAGACGGACAAGTACTCTCTTTGACGGTTCTCTTTTCAACGGTTTCCTTGCCTTCATCACTATGTCGGTTGTTATTGCTCAGGTTTCAGTACCTTCGTGCAACCATATATGGTTAGTACGAGATTTTCGGGTCTGTTCCTGAGATCTTCCTTTCCAACCAACTAATGAAGGTCAAGAGGTTCAGAAAGCTTCGTACCAGCTCAAGAATCGGGCTTCCAAAGTGTTTTGCCTTTTCACTGATCTCATTCGGGTTGTTTATGACCTTAATGTTAAATCTGTTGTTGGAATTTTGTCCGTGATATTTAGATCATTGTTAACTTTATTTCGATACTTTATTGTATCTGGTTTATTTCCGTCAGCGAACCGGGTTGTCCTTTTTATTGTTCGGAGACCGGCTCTGAGTCTGGTTGTCTATTATACGTGAATGATTTGATTTCTTACTGAATTGTTTCTttgtgtcaaaaaaaaaaaaaaaaatatcaattatcaTCCGTAAATCACAATAATCACTCCTTTCAATGAAATTTGGATCCaacaaaaatgacaaaaaaatatTGTTAGATCAAGCAAGAAAAACATGGGACTTATTTTCTTGATCAACCACATCTAGAAACAAAGGATCAACGGTCACATGGCTATCCACGTGGATCTTACACCGGTGGTCCCACCACAACACTCTCGCCGCCCCTTCAATGTTCACTTCCGCATCCAGCACCATTTCCCGAGCAGCGACGTCGCCGAGAAACTTCGCGGCATGGTGAGCCATCTGCAGACCGTCGAGCCGAGCTGGGAGCCGCAGCAATTTACAAGACCTAGCCGGCTGAGAATCGGCCGCGACCTGAGCGGAGCCGAGGACAGAGCCGTCGTAGATGATGGACATGGTGGCGGCGGAGTAGTTAATGGAGGTGAAATTAGGGTTAGTGACGTGAACGGTGAGGAGTAGCTCGGTGTCGAGGACGGGGAGGTTGAGCTTGAAAGAAGTGAAATCGATGGAGATTAATTTGAAGATTGGGTCTTTAGGTCTTGCACTGAGGAGAGTTGTTACCGCCGTCGCTGACACTGCTCCGGCGAAAGCTGCGGTCCAGCTCCATTTGACTTTTTTGCCCATGGATTACGATGGAAAATCACACTCCTAAATCTTCGATTGAACTGTAGGAGAGGACAATAAAGGTATTAACTTTTGGCCAAATGTGGGAGTATAAAAGGCTCTCTTCTCCATTTCTTAAGCCcttgaaaaataaattattgGTTGGGTTTGGTAATAAATGATATAATAATTGagggaaatatatatatattttttggtaTTATATTCATTTTGGCTTTCAAACTAAAACTTTAAGATCAATTGGAAAACTAAACTATTAAAGTCATTAATT
The window above is part of the Euphorbia lathyris chromosome 3, ddEupLath1.1, whole genome shotgun sequence genome. Proteins encoded here:
- the LOC136223796 gene encoding uncharacterized protein — its product is MGKKVKWSWTAAFAGAVSATAVTTLLSARPKDPIFKLISIDFTSFKLNLPVLDTELLLTVHVTNPNFTSINYSAATMSIIYDGSVLGSAQVAADSQPARSCKLLRLPARLDGLQMAHHAAKFLGDVAAREMVLDAEVNIEGAARVLWWDHRCKIHVDSHVTVDPLFLDVVDQENKSHVFLA